The window TTCGATAGATAGAATCTTCGTCTGCAGCAATTGTAATGAACCCTGTCCTTTGTGCAGCCATAGATAAAACGGGGAGTGGGCAAATTGCTTCCTCTGCCTTGAATAATACGTCATGAGGGGAAGGGGAGCCAGGTACAGATAGTACTGCAACTTTTGCAGGCTTGATAAAACAATCTCTAGTTTGATGAGCGATCCCTTCTTCTATGGAAAGAGCTTGCGTAAGAAAGTCGATGCCGAGGACAAATGGCCCCGTTTTCAAATAATGTGCTAGAAGTTTGTCATTGTCGCGCAACGATTCTGGCAAGCCTTCAATCTTTGTATCCAGCTTCAGTTCTTTCTTCCATTGCTTTTGAAGAATTGAAGGGGATGTTTTATCGGGTTCAACGAAAATGATATCGGTTGCGACTGAGGCTGCGCCATACGCTTGGAGCATTTTCAATAACATTGCTACTCTATATCTAGGCCATGGCCATTGCCCCATTTCGGCAAGACTTTTTTCATCTATATCAACAATAATAGGTATATCAGTCGCATTTGAACTGTGATATTTTGATAAATATTGGTCGTATAATTTGTTGTCAAGAAAGCGTAAGAACTGAGGCTGAATAGCAAAAAGGGCGGCCATCAAAACCGAAGCACCTATGCCCACTGTCAGTAGAATCAACTGATCCACTTTAAATGCTTTCTTAAAGAAACTGAGCATGAGGTCTCCTTTGCTGTTCATATTAATAAAAAAGCAACTGCTAATGTTCTTTAATTTATAACTAAAATAGATTAACTGTTGCTATAAATAATTATTTTTTATAATGTGTTTGTGACAATTTACTAAATTTGCATCTAATTGTCCGAAATTGTTGCTAATGAATTTGACATGAAGTTTTTATACATACGGGAGAGGGCTTTGAAAAGTCTGTTCAAAGTTAATCTGATTGTTTTGCTGGCCTGTGTCATTGCATTTGGTGGGGTAAATGTGGTGAACGCTCAGGAAGTGCGCGACCTTAAGCTCGATTCACTTCTTGAGGAATTGGTTAAGAGCCATGATCGTATTAAGGCTTCAGAAGCGCAGCTTGAATCAGTCAAGCATCAGCTTGAAAGTGCTAAGGGGGCATGGTTGCCTCAGGTTGATGCCACCATAGAAGGGGGCAAGGAAAATATTAAAAAGCCTGACAACAAGGAAACCCAGTTCACTCGTAATGAACAAACAATCAGTGCAACCCAACAACTATTAGATTTTGGAGCTGTTTCTGGCCCGGTTGACGCTGCAGCTGGACAGGTTAAGGAGTATGGTGCGCTGCTCTCTCAAACAAAGCAGGAAATAGTTGCCCTTGGTATTACTGCCTACTTGCGAGTTGTGCGTTCTCGTGAACTTGTTAAGTATGCGAAGCGTTCCGAGAATAGTGTCAAAGAGCTTTCCGGCATGCAAGAAGTGCTGGTTGAAAGAGGTGCTGGCTATTCATACGAAGAACTTCAAGTTAAAGGGCAACTGGCAGGGGCTCAATCATATCGAGTTACGCAGGAAAGGGAGCTTCAAGCTTCAGTTAATAATTTTAAATCCGTCTTTGGTTTCGCCCCTACTGAGGAAGAGATCCTCTTAATGGATACAGTTCCTGTCC of the Pseudodesulfovibrio sp. zrk46 genome contains:
- a CDS encoding TolC family protein, whose product is MKSLFKVNLIVLLACVIAFGGVNVVNAQEVRDLKLDSLLEELVKSHDRIKASEAQLESVKHQLESAKGAWLPQVDATIEGGKENIKKPDNKETQFTRNEQTISATQQLLDFGAVSGPVDAAAGQVKEYGALLSQTKQEIVALGITAYLRVVRSRELVKYAKRSENSVKELSGMQEVLVERGAGYSYEELQVKGQLAGAQSYRVTQERELQASVNNFKSVFGFAPTEEEILLMDTVPVPRKYLPGSLDDAIAIAFDNNPMLLETQYSLERLEGDLRTQRSGYFPQLEAVLEAERKENDQGTSGLRYEQRGTLAISYNLFSGMQDTENIRSVKSEMTSARRTLLDRRRTVEESVRNAWLELTTLRQNSELYETQANITWEFLGLVKKKKATGEEVRLLDILVGERDYINAISAKVATDIDIIIAGYTLLYEMGLITEDITEI